In Scleropages formosus chromosome 10, fSclFor1.1, whole genome shotgun sequence, a single genomic region encodes these proteins:
- the cbln18 gene encoding cerebellin 18 yields the protein MLLSLPTTLPCDAWDCDCVFKHQRSCCCVYNKLGRLSVDTFHSLDYISDSLSQLQEDIVSLTGEHYAFKASIGQPSYRCFGPFTRNVPVPYNNVTLNDGRAYNPALGIFTARFDGIYSFTFTTYSNLIAPGMRQYVQLQLMKNGEPVVGVWEDNREDSEDSSTQELLLPLERGDQVYIELVAGRYLCGDLKYNVFSGFLLYPN from the exons ATGCTTT TGAGTTTGCCCACTACGCTTCCCTGTGACGCCTGGGACTGTGACTGTGTCTTCAAGCATcagaggagctgctgttgtGTGTACAACAAGTTGGGTCGGCTGTCAGTGGATACCTTCCACAGCCTGGATTACATCTCCGACTCCCTCAGTCAGCTGCAAGAAGACATTGTCTCACTCACAG GAGAACATTACGCCTTCAAGGCATCAATTGGACAGCCGAGCTACCGCTGCTTTGGCCCCTTCACCCGCAACGTGCCCGTCCCTTACAACAATGTTACCCTGAACGACGGCAGAGCTTATAACCCTGCTCTAG GTATCTTCACGGCCCGTTTTGACGGCATCTACTCCTTCACCTTCACCACCTACTCCAACTTGATCGCACCTGGCATGCGGCAATACGTCCAGCTACAGCTCATGAAGAATGGAGAGCCAGTtgtgggggtgtgggaggaCAACCGGGAGGACTCGGAGGACTCTTCCACCCAGGAGTTATTGCTGCCTCTGGAGCGCGGCGACCAGGTCTACATAGAGCTCGTAGCTGGGAGGTACCTCTGCGGTGATTTGAAATACAATGTCTTCTCTGGGTTCCTGCTCTACCCAAACTGA
- the cbln20 gene encoding cerebellin 20 isoform X2, producing MRGILLLCFLEAVGALQNYTWDPPGTENADEVIAVDTCLTDKGSCGCCVMQKLMKQMEHYFNLTITELNRELEEAQETLSKIQASRSAFSVALTDSSWCFGPFRTEMIVKYQVSFLNLGNDYNKSTGNFVAPRSGVYVFAVTAVSDSGSPGTPLAACVILRVNNLEVASISEKNDQDQEDSGTVVLTVQLNAGDHVAVYMPPGCFLCDSKQHLNTFTGFLLYSTK from the exons ATGAGAG GTATTTTGTTGCTGTGCTTTCTGGAGGCCGTGGGAGCATTACAGAACTACACATGGGACCCGCCAGGAACAGAAAACGCTGATGAAGTCATTGCCGTTGACA CCTGCCTGACGGATAAGGGGTCCTGTGGTTGCTGTGTGATGCAGAAGCTGATGAAGCAAATGGAGCATTATTTCAACTTGACCATCACTGAACTGAACAGGGAGCTTGAGGAAGCACAGGAAACCCTCAGCAAAATACAGG CCAGCCGAAGTGCCTTCTCTGTTGCCCTGACGGATTCTTCATGGTGCTTTGGGCCTTTCCGGACAGAAATGATCGTGAAGTACCAGGTCAGCTTCTTGAACCTGGGCAACGACTACAACAAATCCACAGGAAACTTCGTGGCTCCGCGCTCGGGTGTGTACGTCTTTGCGGTGACTGCGGTTAGTGATTCAGGTTCCCCCGGTACCCCTCTGGCGGCCTGCGTCATCCTTCGTGTGAACAATCTGGAGGTGGCTTCCATCAGTGAGAAGAATGACCAGGATCAAGAAGATAGCGGCACCGTGGTGCTGACCGTCCAGCTGAATGCCGGGGATCATGTGGCTGTCTACATGCCACCCGGCTGCTTCTTGTGCGACAGCAAGCAACACTTAAACACCTTTACTGGCTTCCTGCTGTACAGCACTAAATGA
- the LOC108927241 gene encoding von Willebrand factor A domain-containing protein 5A-like isoform X1, protein MVTYHHSSADRMATTCGLRTLKNEPVPLKSVSVEVDVQGHVASVNSTLQYENQESNPVEAIFIFPMDSNAAVYRFLARIGDVEIEAQVREKEKAKEEYDDAISSGQEAFLLEESDESSDVFRLSVGSLPPGQTASVTVGYVTELAVQADHTLRFCLPAVLNPRYTPAGSKSLTAEVPGAQAGDVPYTLSLTMDIYSPSSIQSVESNCPLTPLEFFSQDKTQAKVSLSPGHQFDRDVELLLYYSEPHQPMAILEAGQPGVQSGSLMGDTVAMLSFYPEIHVEKSSPMMSSGEFIFLVDRSGSMGCPLNRSNDNESRISSARDTLLLLLKSLPLGYFNIYGFGSHHESFFPESVEYTQTTMETALNKAKSMQADFGGTEIFQPLQNIYSKPCLPSHPRQSIIFSLGTHGKKDSYSEPNPQMLK, encoded by the exons ATGGTGACCTACCACCACTCTTCTGCAG ACAGAATGGCAACTACATGTGGACTGAGAACTCTGAAAAATGAACCAG TGCCTCTGAAGTCTGTGTCAGTAGAGGTGGATGTCCAGGGTCACGTAGCATCGGTTAACTCCACCCTTCAGTATGAGAACCAGGAGTCCAATCCCGTGGAGGCCATCTTCATCTTCCCCATGGACAGCAATGCTGCCGTTTACCGGTTCCTGGCCCGTATCGGGGACGTCGAGATCGAGGCCCAAgtcagagagaaggagaag GCAAAGGAAGAGTATGACGATGCCATAAGCTCTGGGCAGGAGGCCTTCCTGCTGGAGGAGAGCGACGAGAGCTCTGACGTGTTTCGACTGAGTGTGGGGAGTCTTCCTCCTGGACAGACTGCCTCTGTTACCGTGGGATATGTCACTGAACTGGCTGTACAGGCTGACCACACCCTGAGGTTCTGTTTGCCTGCTGTGCTCAATCCTCGCTACACCCCTGCAG GCAGTAAGAGCTTAACGGCAGAAGTGCCGGGTGCCCAGGCTGGTGATGTGCCGTATACTCTGTCCCTCACCATGGACATCTACTCTCCCAGTTCCATCCAGAGTGTGGAGTCTAACTGCCCCCTCACCCCACTGGAGTTTTTCTCTCAGGACAAAACTCAGGCCAAA GTGAGTCTGAGCCCAGGTCATCAGTTTGATCGTGATGTTGAGCTCCTGCTCTACTACAGTGAGCCTCACCAGCCCATGGCCATATTGGAGGCAGGTCAGCCAGGTGTTCAGTCAG ggTCATTAATGGGTGATACTGTAGCCATGCTAAGTTTCTACCCAGAAATCCATGTTGAAAAATCATCTCCAATGATGTCCAGTGGGGAGTTTATATTCTTGGTGGATCGTTCGGGAAGTATGGGCTGTCCGCTAAACCGCAGCAATGACAACGAGAGCCGCATCAGCAGTGCCAGG GACACTCTGCTGTTATTGTTGAAGAGTCTTCCTTTGGGTTACTTCAACATCTATGGTTTTGGGTCACATCATGAGTCTTTCTTCCC TGAGAGTGTGGAATATACTCAGACCACCATGGAAACTGCTCTAAATAAGGCAAAGTCAATGCAGGCTGACTTTGGAGGAACAGAAATCTTTCAACCCCTCCAGAATATTTACAGCAAGCCCTGCCTTCCCTCACATCCACGACAG
- the cbln20 gene encoding cerebellin 20 isoform X1 — protein sequence MLCVATSGILLLCFLEAVGALQNYTWDPPGTENADEVIAVDTCLTDKGSCGCCVMQKLMKQMEHYFNLTITELNRELEEAQETLSKIQASRSAFSVALTDSSWCFGPFRTEMIVKYQVSFLNLGNDYNKSTGNFVAPRSGVYVFAVTAVSDSGSPGTPLAACVILRVNNLEVASISEKNDQDQEDSGTVVLTVQLNAGDHVAVYMPPGCFLCDSKQHLNTFTGFLLYSTK from the exons atgttgtgtgttgCCACCTCAGGTATTTTGTTGCTGTGCTTTCTGGAGGCCGTGGGAGCATTACAGAACTACACATGGGACCCGCCAGGAACAGAAAACGCTGATGAAGTCATTGCCGTTGACA CCTGCCTGACGGATAAGGGGTCCTGTGGTTGCTGTGTGATGCAGAAGCTGATGAAGCAAATGGAGCATTATTTCAACTTGACCATCACTGAACTGAACAGGGAGCTTGAGGAAGCACAGGAAACCCTCAGCAAAATACAGG CCAGCCGAAGTGCCTTCTCTGTTGCCCTGACGGATTCTTCATGGTGCTTTGGGCCTTTCCGGACAGAAATGATCGTGAAGTACCAGGTCAGCTTCTTGAACCTGGGCAACGACTACAACAAATCCACAGGAAACTTCGTGGCTCCGCGCTCGGGTGTGTACGTCTTTGCGGTGACTGCGGTTAGTGATTCAGGTTCCCCCGGTACCCCTCTGGCGGCCTGCGTCATCCTTCGTGTGAACAATCTGGAGGTGGCTTCCATCAGTGAGAAGAATGACCAGGATCAAGAAGATAGCGGCACCGTGGTGCTGACCGTCCAGCTGAATGCCGGGGATCATGTGGCTGTCTACATGCCACCCGGCTGCTTCTTGTGCGACAGCAAGCAACACTTAAACACCTTTACTGGCTTCCTGCTGTACAGCACTAAATGA
- the LOC108927241 gene encoding von Willebrand factor A domain-containing protein 5A-like isoform X2 translates to MATTCGLRTLKNEPVPLKSVSVEVDVQGHVASVNSTLQYENQESNPVEAIFIFPMDSNAAVYRFLARIGDVEIEAQVREKEKAKEEYDDAISSGQEAFLLEESDESSDVFRLSVGSLPPGQTASVTVGYVTELAVQADHTLRFCLPAVLNPRYTPAGSKSLTAEVPGAQAGDVPYTLSLTMDIYSPSSIQSVESNCPLTPLEFFSQDKTQAKVSLSPGHQFDRDVELLLYYSEPHQPMAILEAGQPGVQSGSLMGDTVAMLSFYPEIHVEKSSPMMSSGEFIFLVDRSGSMGCPLNRSNDNESRISSARDTLLLLLKSLPLGYFNIYGFGSHHESFFPESVEYTQTTMETALNKAKSMQADFGGTEIFQPLQNIYSKPCLPSHPRQSIIFSLGTHGKKDSYSEPNPQMLK, encoded by the exons ATGGCAACTACATGTGGACTGAGAACTCTGAAAAATGAACCAG TGCCTCTGAAGTCTGTGTCAGTAGAGGTGGATGTCCAGGGTCACGTAGCATCGGTTAACTCCACCCTTCAGTATGAGAACCAGGAGTCCAATCCCGTGGAGGCCATCTTCATCTTCCCCATGGACAGCAATGCTGCCGTTTACCGGTTCCTGGCCCGTATCGGGGACGTCGAGATCGAGGCCCAAgtcagagagaaggagaag GCAAAGGAAGAGTATGACGATGCCATAAGCTCTGGGCAGGAGGCCTTCCTGCTGGAGGAGAGCGACGAGAGCTCTGACGTGTTTCGACTGAGTGTGGGGAGTCTTCCTCCTGGACAGACTGCCTCTGTTACCGTGGGATATGTCACTGAACTGGCTGTACAGGCTGACCACACCCTGAGGTTCTGTTTGCCTGCTGTGCTCAATCCTCGCTACACCCCTGCAG GCAGTAAGAGCTTAACGGCAGAAGTGCCGGGTGCCCAGGCTGGTGATGTGCCGTATACTCTGTCCCTCACCATGGACATCTACTCTCCCAGTTCCATCCAGAGTGTGGAGTCTAACTGCCCCCTCACCCCACTGGAGTTTTTCTCTCAGGACAAAACTCAGGCCAAA GTGAGTCTGAGCCCAGGTCATCAGTTTGATCGTGATGTTGAGCTCCTGCTCTACTACAGTGAGCCTCACCAGCCCATGGCCATATTGGAGGCAGGTCAGCCAGGTGTTCAGTCAG ggTCATTAATGGGTGATACTGTAGCCATGCTAAGTTTCTACCCAGAAATCCATGTTGAAAAATCATCTCCAATGATGTCCAGTGGGGAGTTTATATTCTTGGTGGATCGTTCGGGAAGTATGGGCTGTCCGCTAAACCGCAGCAATGACAACGAGAGCCGCATCAGCAGTGCCAGG GACACTCTGCTGTTATTGTTGAAGAGTCTTCCTTTGGGTTACTTCAACATCTATGGTTTTGGGTCACATCATGAGTCTTTCTTCCC TGAGAGTGTGGAATATACTCAGACCACCATGGAAACTGCTCTAAATAAGGCAAAGTCAATGCAGGCTGACTTTGGAGGAACAGAAATCTTTCAACCCCTCCAGAATATTTACAGCAAGCCCTGCCTTCCCTCACATCCACGACAG
- the LOC108927241 gene encoding von Willebrand factor A domain-containing protein 5A-like isoform X3, which translates to MLWLVLHFTIKKFQCGMKDRMATTCGLRTLKNEPVPLKSVSVEVDVQGHVASVNSTLQYENQESNPVEAIFIFPMDSNAAVYRFLARIGDVEIEAQVREKEKAKEEYDDAISSGQEAFLLEESDESSDVFRLSVGSLPPGQTASVTVGYVTELAVQADHTLRFCLPAVLNPRYTPAGSKSLTAEVPGAQAGDVPYTLSLTMDIYSPSSIQSVESNCPLTPLEFFSQDKTQAKVSLSPGHQFDRDVELLLYYSEPHQPMAILEAGQPGVQSGSLMGDTVAMLSFYPEIHVEKSSPMMSSGEFIFLVDRSGSMGCPLNRSNDNESRISSARSIIFSLGTHGKKDSYSEPNPQMLK; encoded by the exons ATGCTTTGGCTGGTGCTACATTTTACGATTAAAAAATTTCAGTGCGGAATGAAAG ACAGAATGGCAACTACATGTGGACTGAGAACTCTGAAAAATGAACCAG TGCCTCTGAAGTCTGTGTCAGTAGAGGTGGATGTCCAGGGTCACGTAGCATCGGTTAACTCCACCCTTCAGTATGAGAACCAGGAGTCCAATCCCGTGGAGGCCATCTTCATCTTCCCCATGGACAGCAATGCTGCCGTTTACCGGTTCCTGGCCCGTATCGGGGACGTCGAGATCGAGGCCCAAgtcagagagaaggagaag GCAAAGGAAGAGTATGACGATGCCATAAGCTCTGGGCAGGAGGCCTTCCTGCTGGAGGAGAGCGACGAGAGCTCTGACGTGTTTCGACTGAGTGTGGGGAGTCTTCCTCCTGGACAGACTGCCTCTGTTACCGTGGGATATGTCACTGAACTGGCTGTACAGGCTGACCACACCCTGAGGTTCTGTTTGCCTGCTGTGCTCAATCCTCGCTACACCCCTGCAG GCAGTAAGAGCTTAACGGCAGAAGTGCCGGGTGCCCAGGCTGGTGATGTGCCGTATACTCTGTCCCTCACCATGGACATCTACTCTCCCAGTTCCATCCAGAGTGTGGAGTCTAACTGCCCCCTCACCCCACTGGAGTTTTTCTCTCAGGACAAAACTCAGGCCAAA GTGAGTCTGAGCCCAGGTCATCAGTTTGATCGTGATGTTGAGCTCCTGCTCTACTACAGTGAGCCTCACCAGCCCATGGCCATATTGGAGGCAGGTCAGCCAGGTGTTCAGTCAG ggTCATTAATGGGTGATACTGTAGCCATGCTAAGTTTCTACCCAGAAATCCATGTTGAAAAATCATCTCCAATGATGTCCAGTGGGGAGTTTATATTCTTGGTGGATCGTTCGGGAAGTATGGGCTGTCCGCTAAACCGCAGCAATGACAACGAGAGCCGCATCAGCAGTGCCAGG